Genomic window (Alphaproteobacteria bacterium):
GCAGGTATTCAATTCACATCGCCAGTTGAAAATTTCCCCCTCGATAAATGGGATGCAATTTTGGCAACCAATTTGTCTTCCGCTTTTTATGGTATTAAGTATGCGCTGCCATTCATGCGTGCCAAAAAATGGGGCCGCATTGTCAATACAGCGTCAACCCATGGCCTTGTCGCTTCAAAGGAAAAAGCAGCTTATGTCGCAGCAAAACATGGTGTAATCGGGCTAACCAAGGTGGTTGCACTGGAAACCGCAGGATCGGGAATTACGTGTAATTCGATATGCCCCGGCTGGGTATTGACGCCGCTGGTCCAAAAGCAGATCGATGCGATTGCCGCCGAACAGAAGATCAGTAACGATGCCGCGAAAGAAAAATTGCTATCCGAAAAGCAACCCTCAAAGCAA
Coding sequences:
- a CDS encoding 3-hydroxybutyrate dehydrogenase, with protein sequence MANSLKGKCAVITGSTSGIGMGMAKTLAAEGAHVMINGFGDAATIEAERAGMEKQYGVKVRYNAADISKPDQVEAMIKAANTELGSVDILVNNAGIQFTSPVENFPLDKWDAILATNLSSAFYGIKYALPFMRAKKWGRIVNTASTHGLVASKEKAAYVAAKHGVIGLTKVVALETAGSGITCNSICPGWVLTPLVQKQIDAIAAEQKISNDAAKEKLLSEKQPSKQFATPEELGALLVFLCGDAAAQITGSAMTMDGGWTAQ